The DNA window CCAATTCGACCGTGCGCCGGCTGCTGTCAGTGCCTGCTCGCGAAAAGCGGTATCCGGACCACTACCTGATGGGCGATTTTCCCGAATCCACCGCTTATGGCAGCGATGCGGCCCTGTTCCTCGAGGAAGACGGCATAGTGGAGTCCTTTCCGCTGCCCGGCGGCGTGCGCCGGTGGGTGGTCAGGCTGGCGCGCCCGCCGGTCCGTCCAGACGCCGCCGATCTCGCCGGGCTCGTCGCGGCCAGGACGGGGTGGCGGTGGACGCCTCCTGCAACAGCATGCTCAGCAGCTTCGGCGTGCGCTCGCGGCTGGCCTCCCGCATGGTGGCCGGCAGGACGGCGCTTATCGGGGACGCCGCCCACGAAATTAGCCCCATCGGCGGCCAGGGCATGAACCTTGGCTGGCTCGACGCCGAGGCCCTGCTGCCGGTCATCGTTGCCGCACTGAACGGCGAGCCGACCGGCACCGCGCTTCGCTGCTTCGATGCGCAGCGCCGCCGGGCCGCCACGGCAGCCAGGCGCCAGGCGGAGGTAAATATGGCGCTCGGCAGGCCGCTCCCGGGCGGCGTGCTGCGGGCCCGAAACGCTGCCATCGCCCGGGTGGCTGCGGTTCCGGCGTTCAATGAGTTCGTGGCCAGGCGCTTCACCATGCAATGAGCCGGCAGTCCTCATGCGGTGGCGCGGTCCCGGGCCTAGACTGCAAGCATGCGTTCGCGACCGTGGACAGCCCGACGCCGGAACATGGGTGCCGCCGTCGTTCTCGCCGCAGCGGCGTTACTGGCACCGGCAGCATGCAGCCTGCCCGAGGCGACCCGCACGCCGCCGAGTCCGTCGGCCGGTACTCCGACGGCGCCGCCCCTCACGGCCATGGTGAACCAGTTCCGGGACAACTACGGGAAGCAGATCGTCGAGATCCAGCTGACCAACAACAGCTCACACACGATCACAGTCCAGGCAGCGGGCCTCGGCACCCCGCTCTTCGCCGCCGGGATTGCCTGGCGGGCCTCGCCGGACGGAGCCGGGATTCCGCCCGGTCAGGCCAAGAGCCTGCCGGCGCACCTGACGGCCGCCAACTGCGCGGCGGGCACCGGCACCGGGAGTCCCGGCGACGCCCAGGATCCTGTGTCCGTCACGGTCCGGCTGTCGCCCGGCGGTGCGCACGAGAGCCTCCCCGCCACGGACCCGTTTGGTGTCCTCCCGCGGAACAACACCGAACAGTGCCTGGCCAGGGACGCGGGCTCCGTGGCCACGATTGGTCTTGGGCCGGCGCTTGAAATCTCCCGCGATGGCAAGGGTGCCCTGTTGCGGCTCTCCGTCCGTCCGTCGGTCCGCACTCCGCCCGAACAGCAGGGCGGCGCCAGCCGGCTGGTCATCGAGCGCATCGACGGCACGCCGCTGCTGGCCGAGGACCCGGCAAGGCCTTGGCCGCTGGACTTGACCGTAGACGCCGGTGGTCCCGCCCAAGAACTCGAACTCGGAATCCGCCCGGCCCGCTGCGATCCGCATGCCGTGGCCGAGGACAAGGTAGGCACCGTCATCCCGCTGCGCGTCAGGGTGGGCGCCCGGACGGGCATCCTAAAGATCGCTGCGGACAGGGATCTGAGGGGCAGGATCCTTGACTTTGTCACGGTCGCGTGTGCCCGCACCACTAGGCTGTCCCCATGAGCCAAGCATCACCGCCTACGTCCCTCAGCCCGGCCACAATCCGGGAACTCGTGCAGGAAATGCTCGCCGCGGACACGTTGCCGCCCATCGTGCAGGCCGGCCACCCGGTGCTGCGCCAGCACGCCGCGCCGTTCGACGGCCAGCTGGAAGCGGCTGAACTCAGCCAGCTCATAGCGCTGATGAGGAAGGTCATGCACGAGGCCCCCGGGGTCGGGCTGGCCGCCCCGCAACTGGGCATTCCGCTGCAGCTGGCCGTCCTTGAGGACCAGTTCGAAATCGACGAGGAAACCGCCGCGGCTCGCGGCCGGGTTCCGCTGGACTTCTTCGCAATCCTCAACCCGTCCTACACTCCGCTCGGCGACGCGACTGCGGCGTTCTTCGAAGGGTGCCTCTCCGTCTCGGGGCTGCAGGCCGTGGTGGAGCGCCCGGAGCGGGTCCGTCTCGACTTCGTGACACCGGAGGGCGGGCCGGCCAGCCGGGACTTTTCCGGCTGGCAGGCTCGGATCGTCCAGCATGAGACCGACCACCTG is part of the Arthrobacter sp. KBS0703 genome and encodes:
- a CDS encoding FAD-dependent monooxygenase gives rise to the protein MVAGRTALIGDAAHEISPIGGQGMNLGWLDAEALLPVIVAALNGEPTGTALRCFDAQRRRAATAARRQAEVNMALGRPLPGGVLRARNAAIARVAAVPAFNEFVARRFTMQ
- a CDS encoding peptide deformylase, which encodes MSQASPPTSLSPATIRELVQEMLAADTLPPIVQAGHPVLRQHAAPFDGQLEAAELSQLIALMRKVMHEAPGVGLAAPQLGIPLQLAVLEDQFEIDEETAAARGRVPLDFFAILNPSYTPLGDATAAFFEGCLSVSGLQAVVERPERVRLDFVTPEGGPASRDFSGWQARIVQHETDHLQGTLYLDRAELRSLSTNSEYGARWAEPGIGRARQELGFMGGRPGSAGTPDASGQRDASG